In one Dehalogenimonas formicexedens genomic region, the following are encoded:
- the tpiA gene encoding triose-phosphate isomerase gives MGNKTPVIAGNWKMHTTLSEAVDLVTKIGQGTDKGWRVETIVCPPFISLAKLKELTAGTPIELGAQDVFYEEIGAYTGEISPGMLSGLCRYVIVGHSERRMYFCETDETVNRKLKASIKHGLRPIMCVGENLTENESSNAESVISRQIKEGLKGIESAELLIAYEPIWAIGTGKAATAAYANNIMGLIRNLLKGLFGSEAALNIPLLYGGSVNASNITELLSQPEVDGALVGGASLKADQFLSILKQAGELSCS, from the coding sequence ATGGGAAACAAGACACCAGTAATCGCCGGCAATTGGAAGATGCATACTACGCTTTCTGAGGCTGTAGATCTCGTGACTAAGATAGGGCAGGGGACGGATAAGGGGTGGCGTGTAGAAACAATTGTCTGCCCTCCGTTCATTTCCCTCGCAAAATTGAAAGAACTCACCGCCGGTACGCCGATCGAGCTAGGCGCCCAGGATGTTTTTTACGAAGAAATTGGCGCCTATACCGGTGAAATCTCACCGGGCATGCTTTCCGGCCTCTGCCGTTATGTCATTGTCGGACATTCCGAACGGCGAATGTATTTCTGCGAGACCGACGAGACCGTAAACAGGAAATTGAAGGCCTCCATCAAACACGGGCTCAGGCCGATCATGTGCGTCGGAGAAAATTTGACCGAAAACGAGAGCAGCAACGCTGAGTCGGTTATCAGCCGGCAGATCAAGGAAGGTTTAAAGGGAATCGAATCTGCCGAGTTATTGATAGCCTATGAACCCATCTGGGCGATCGGAACTGGCAAAGCGGCCACCGCGGCCTATGCCAACAACATAATGGGCCTTATCCGGAATTTGCTCAAAGGGCTTTTCGGGAGCGAGGCTGCTTTGAATATTCCATTGCTTTATGGCGGGAGCGTCAATGCCTCAAATATCACCGAACTATTATCCCAACCGGAAGTCGATGGGGCGTTGGTTGGCGGGGCAAGCCTTAAGGCCGACCAATTCTTAAGTATTTTGAAACAGGCCGGCGAATTGAGCTGTTCCTAA
- the miaA gene encoding tRNA (adenosine(37)-N6)-dimethylallyltransferase MiaA: MNKLIAIVGPTGSGKSDLAVKLAKTFCGEIVNADSRQLLRYLDIGTAKQTPEDLAGVPSHLFDIITPETDFNLADFQRLAYSAFDEIQSRKRLPILVGGSGLYVWTVLEGWQIPKIAPDMNLRKELEGRAKAAGNEVLYKRLKLMDPEAASRIDPKNTRRIIRALETRIAGTSSSGDRPTKQEPAYRILVIGLTADREELYRRIDARVDKMIEMGLVEEVRALLDRGYAPDAAGFRSVGYKEVVSYLKGELNLRETVERIKVETHRLVRHQYNWFHLNDERIHWFDIGTEYLEKVKRLVCEFVKEADSNYGFY, encoded by the coding sequence TTGAATAAGCTCATCGCCATCGTGGGTCCGACGGGAAGCGGCAAAAGCGATCTCGCCGTCAAACTGGCGAAAACCTTCTGCGGAGAAATCGTCAACGCAGACAGCCGCCAGCTTTTAAGATACCTGGACATCGGGACCGCAAAACAGACACCTGAGGATCTCGCCGGAGTACCAAGTCATTTATTTGACATAATTACTCCCGAAACAGATTTCAACCTGGCTGATTTTCAAAGACTGGCGTATTCCGCCTTCGACGAGATTCAATCCAGGAAGCGTTTGCCCATATTGGTCGGGGGCAGCGGTCTGTATGTCTGGACTGTTTTGGAGGGCTGGCAGATACCCAAGATTGCCCCGGACATGAATTTACGGAAAGAACTCGAGGGCAGGGCTAAGGCCGCAGGAAATGAAGTCCTTTACAAACGGCTTAAACTTATGGACCCTGAAGCAGCCTCCAGGATTGACCCTAAGAACACCCGACGGATAATTCGGGCTCTTGAGACCAGGATAGCAGGAACATCCAGTTCTGGCGATCGGCCAACCAAACAGGAACCTGCGTACCGGATTCTGGTTATTGGCCTCACGGCCGACCGAGAGGAACTGTACCGGAGGATTGACGCTCGCGTCGATAAAATGATAGAAATGGGCCTGGTTGAGGAAGTAAGAGCCCTGCTTGACAGAGGGTATGCGCCCGATGCCGCTGGGTTCAGAAGCGTAGGGTACAAAGAAGTTGTAAGCTATTTAAAGGGTGAACTTAACCTCAGAGAAACAGTTGAACGCATTAAGGTTGAAACCCATCGCCTGGTAAGACACCAATACAATTGGTTTCATCTGAACGACGAACGCATTCATTGGTTTGATATCGGGACTGAATATTTGGAAAAAGTAAAACGATTGGTCTGTGAATTTGTGAAAGAGGCTGATTCGAATTATGGATTTTACTAA
- the dapF gene encoding diaminopimelate epimerase: protein MDFTKVQSVGNDFVLIETADTKSDWSILAGAVCNRHFGVGADGLLLLMPSDKADFRMRIFNTDGSEAEACGNGLRCLVHYINAKNVSDAKNLTIETLGGVRKAEISGDSGKSRIRIGMGAPIFEPHSIPVNTELGKGGLVCGMTVNYPFQAGNVPLKLGFVSMGNPHAVYFTDKPVNEFSLAEIGPEVEKAPIFPRKTNFEVARVRSSRSIEMRVWERGVGETLACGSGACAVAVASWIMGYTGDTVDITLPGGKLTAEWSGQGDVFLTGEAEIVFTGAWLK, encoded by the coding sequence ATGGATTTTACTAAGGTCCAGAGCGTCGGCAATGATTTTGTGCTAATCGAGACGGCTGATACCAAGAGTGATTGGTCAATTCTTGCCGGTGCAGTCTGCAACAGGCATTTCGGCGTCGGTGCCGACGGGCTATTGCTGCTCATGCCTTCGGACAAGGCCGATTTTCGGATGCGCATTTTCAACACCGACGGTTCAGAAGCTGAAGCCTGCGGCAACGGCTTGCGTTGCCTTGTCCATTATATAAATGCCAAGAATGTGTCAGATGCCAAAAACCTAACAATCGAGACTCTTGGCGGGGTCAGGAAAGCTGAAATCTCGGGCGATTCCGGGAAATCAAGGATTCGCATAGGAATGGGCGCCCCGATATTTGAACCGCACTCAATTCCGGTGAATACCGAATTGGGTAAAGGCGGCCTTGTTTGCGGTATGACGGTAAATTACCCATTTCAAGCCGGAAATGTACCTCTCAAACTCGGTTTTGTTTCCATGGGGAACCCGCATGCTGTTTATTTCACGGATAAACCGGTGAATGAATTTTCCCTAGCCGAGATCGGTCCGGAAGTTGAAAAGGCGCCGATTTTCCCCAGGAAGACCAACTTCGAGGTCGCACGTGTTAGGAGCAGTCGTTCCATCGAGATGAGGGTTTGGGAACGGGGCGTTGGAGAGACGCTCGCCTGCGGTTCAGGCGCCTGTGCCGTGGCTGTCGCAAGCTGGATAATGGGCTACACTGGTGATACAGTTGACATAACGTTACCCGGTGGGAAATTGACCGCCGAATGGTCCGGGCAGGGAGACGTGTTCTTGACCGGTGAGGCTGAAATTGTGTTTACCGGCGCGTGGCTTAAATAA
- a CDS encoding LL-diaminopimelate aminotransferase, translating to MKIARRIENLPPYLFVTISKKIAEKRARGEEVISFGIGDPDLPTPKNVIDKLCLAAHDPANHRYPESEGMPELRKAISTWYQRRFDVTLDPDSEVLPLIGSKEGIGHITWCMLDPGDVALIPDPAYPVYGISTSLADAVPYHMPLTAANNFLLDLDSIPHEILEKAKLLWICYPNNPTGAIADIGFFDKVVAFAKAHDIAVCHDGPYTEVSYDGYKPPSFLQAAGAKDIGIEFHSLSKSYNMTGWRVGMAVGNAKMIDALKRFKSNIDSGVPQAIQLAAIEALTGPQDEIARHNAIYQRRRDLVVETLQDMGLEVQTPKASLYVWAKVPRGFTSASFATEMLDQVGVVVTPGTGYGAEGEGYVRLSLTLSDASLVKGLSKLSSWRGTVGRSKSR from the coding sequence ATGAAAATCGCCCGGAGAATTGAAAATCTGCCGCCTTATCTATTTGTTACCATAAGCAAAAAGATAGCTGAAAAACGGGCACGCGGCGAAGAGGTGATCAGCTTCGGCATCGGCGATCCCGATCTTCCAACACCCAAAAACGTAATCGACAAACTGTGCCTGGCCGCCCATGATCCGGCGAACCATCGTTATCCAGAATCCGAGGGCATGCCGGAATTGCGAAAAGCTATCTCAACCTGGTACCAGCGACGGTTTGATGTCACCTTAGACCCGGATTCGGAGGTTTTGCCGCTAATCGGATCAAAGGAAGGCATCGGGCACATTACCTGGTGCATGCTGGACCCCGGCGATGTGGCATTAATTCCCGATCCGGCTTACCCGGTGTACGGTATAAGCACCTCGCTGGCGGATGCCGTTCCGTATCACATGCCATTGACTGCAGCCAATAATTTTCTACTAGATTTAGATTCAATTCCACACGAGATACTTGAGAAGGCAAAACTGCTGTGGATCTGCTATCCGAACAATCCCACCGGAGCAATCGCCGATATAGGATTCTTCGATAAAGTCGTGGCATTTGCCAAGGCTCACGACATAGCGGTATGCCATGACGGTCCGTACACCGAAGTGTCTTATGACGGATACAAACCGCCAAGTTTCCTGCAGGCTGCCGGCGCCAAGGACATCGGCATCGAGTTCCATTCGTTGTCCAAAAGCTACAACATGACGGGTTGGCGCGTCGGAATGGCGGTTGGTAACGCCAAAATGATCGATGCGCTCAAAAGGTTCAAATCTAATATCGACTCCGGCGTACCCCAGGCGATACAACTTGCGGCAATCGAAGCTCTAACAGGTCCCCAGGACGAGATTGCACGACATAATGCGATCTACCAGCGGCGGCGCGACCTGGTTGTTGAGACACTTCAGGACATGGGACTTGAAGTGCAGACGCCGAAAGCCAGCCTGTATGTATGGGCAAAAGTACCCAGGGGTTTTACTTCAGCCAGTTTTGCCACGGAAATGCTGGACCAGGTTGGCGTTGTTGTTACGCCGGGTACCGGTTACGGCGCCGAAGGTGAAGGCTATGTAAGGCTGTCATTAACCCTTTCTGACGCCAGTCTCGTTAAAGGTCTTTCTAAATTATCGTCCTGGAGGGGCACGGTTGGCAGGAGTAAATCCCGGTAG
- a CDS encoding toxin-antitoxin system HicB family antitoxin — MSDETTTMIRIPISIHKALKVAAAAAGKSTAQYVADVLTPTLKTSAGAPYLPNDRTK; from the coding sequence ATGAGCGACGAAACGACAACAATGATCCGGATCCCGATCTCGATCCATAAAGCGCTAAAGGTTGCGGCCGCCGCCGCCGGCAAATCAACGGCTCAATATGTGGCGGACGTGCTAACTCCAACTCTAAAAACGTCCGCCGGCGCTCCCTATCTGCCAAACGATCGTACTAAATAG